One segment of Acidovorax sp. DW039 DNA contains the following:
- a CDS encoding VacJ family lipoprotein, whose product MVALAALTGCATGPHANPDDPFESYNRSMTRFNEHVDAVVLKPVATAYVDVTPTPVRTGVSNFFANLGDVWSFVNNVLQLRAEGAANSFMRVNVNTFFGLGGLLDVASELGIERSRQDFGLTLGRWGVGTGPYVVLPILGPSTLRDTVALPVDTMGNPIRYADPVSARNALYGLRIVDTRANLLRAGAVIDGAALDKYSFTRDVFLQVRQGQSSEPLFKDDSDKGGNDGILPPEPDR is encoded by the coding sequence ATGGTGGCGCTTGCAGCGCTGACAGGCTGCGCCACGGGCCCGCACGCCAATCCCGACGACCCTTTTGAGTCGTACAACCGCAGCATGACCCGCTTCAACGAGCATGTGGATGCCGTGGTGCTCAAGCCTGTGGCGACGGCCTATGTGGACGTGACTCCCACCCCGGTGCGCACGGGGGTGAGCAACTTCTTCGCCAACCTGGGTGATGTCTGGTCATTCGTGAACAACGTGCTGCAGCTGCGCGCCGAGGGTGCTGCCAACAGCTTCATGCGCGTGAACGTGAACACCTTCTTTGGCCTGGGTGGCTTGCTGGACGTGGCCAGCGAACTGGGCATTGAGCGTTCGCGGCAAGACTTTGGACTCACCCTGGGCCGTTGGGGCGTGGGCACGGGGCCGTACGTGGTTCTGCCCATTCTCGGCCCCTCCACGCTGCGTGACACCGTGGCTTTGCCTGTAGACACCATGGGCAACCCGATTCGCTATGCAGACCCGGTCTCCGCGCGCAATGCGCTGTATGGCCTGCGCATTGTGGACACCCGGGCGAACCTGCTGCGGGCAGGCGCAGTGATTGATGGCGCTGCGCTGGACAAGTATTCCTTCACGCGGGACGTGTTCCTGCAGGTGCGCCAGGGGCAGTCCAGCGAGCCATTGTTCAAGGACGACTCGGACAAGGGTGGTAATGACGGCATCTTGCCCCCGGAGCCTGATCGTTGA
- the mlaD gene encoding outer membrane lipid asymmetry maintenance protein MlaD: protein MQRSKNDVWVGLFVMLGAVALVFLALQSANLLSLNFHKGYRITARFDNIGGLKPQAAVRSAGVLVGRVESITFDDKTFQARVTLSMDDRYAFPKDSSLKILTSGLLGEQYIGIEAGADEKNLAAGDTVTATQSAVVLENLIGQFLYNKAEDGSKGAAAGSNK, encoded by the coding sequence ATGCAACGCTCCAAAAATGATGTGTGGGTCGGCCTGTTTGTGATGCTCGGTGCTGTGGCGCTGGTGTTCCTGGCCCTGCAGTCCGCCAACTTGCTCAGCCTCAACTTCCACAAGGGCTACCGCATTACCGCGCGGTTTGACAACATCGGCGGGCTCAAACCCCAGGCGGCCGTGCGCAGTGCGGGTGTGCTGGTGGGGCGTGTGGAATCCATCACGTTTGACGACAAGACCTTTCAGGCCCGCGTGACGCTTTCGATGGATGACCGGTATGCTTTCCCCAAGGACAGTTCGCTGAAAATCCTGACCAGTGGTCTGCTTGGTGAGCAGTACATCGGTATTGAGGCCGGTGCCGATGAAAAGAATCTGGCTGCGGGGGATACCGTCACGGCGACCCAGTCCGCCGTGGTGCTGGAAAACCTCATCGGTCAATTCCTCTACAACAAGGCCGAAGACGGCAGCAAGGGTGCTGCAGCGGGTTCCAACAAATGA
- the hisG gene encoding ATP phosphoribosyltransferase, with protein MSSNMITLALSKGRIFEETLPLLAAAGIEVLEDPEKSRKLILPTNHADVRVVLVRASDVPTYVEYGGADMGVSGKDSLIEHGTQGLYQPLDLRIAKCRVSVAVRKDFDYERAVKQGSRLKVATKYTSIAREFFAAKGVHVDMVKLYGSMELAPLTGLADAIVDLVSTGNTLKANHLVEVERIMDISSYLVVNQAALKLKRERLRRIIDAFASAIPQSS; from the coding sequence ATGAGCAGCAACATGATCACCCTGGCACTTTCGAAGGGCCGTATCTTTGAAGAGACTCTGCCCCTGCTGGCTGCTGCGGGCATTGAGGTGCTGGAAGACCCCGAAAAATCGCGCAAGCTCATCCTGCCGACCAACCATGCGGATGTGCGCGTGGTGCTGGTACGCGCTTCGGATGTTCCGACCTATGTGGAGTACGGCGGTGCCGACATGGGCGTGTCGGGCAAGGACTCCCTGATTGAGCATGGAACCCAAGGGCTCTACCAGCCGCTGGACCTGCGCATCGCCAAATGCCGTGTGAGCGTGGCCGTGCGCAAGGACTTTGATTACGAGCGTGCTGTCAAGCAGGGTTCGCGGTTGAAGGTGGCCACCAAGTACACCTCCATCGCCCGCGAGTTCTTTGCCGCCAAGGGCGTGCACGTGGACATGGTCAAGCTCTACGGCTCCATGGAGCTGGCACCGCTGACCGGTTTGGCCGATGCGATCGTGGATCTTGTCTCCACAGGCAATACCCTGAAGGCCAACCATCTGGTCGAGGTCGAGCGCATCATGGACATCAGCTCTTATCTGGTCGTCAACCAGGCCGCACTCAAGCTCAAGCGTGAGCGGCTGCGCCGCATCATCGACGCGTTTGCCTCGGCGATTCCCCAGTCATCTTGA
- a CDS encoding amino acid ABC transporter permease: MDYVLSLLGPLAQGATVTLKLFVITLLLAVPLGLVLALARVSRWKALSAFVNGYIWLMRGTPLMLQMLFIYFALPFVPVIGVRLPDFPAAVVAFALNYAAYFAEIFRAGIQSIDRGQYEGAKVLGMTYGQTMRRIVLPQMVRRILPPMSNETITLVKDTSLIYVLALNDLLRAARGIVQRDFTTTPFIVAAAFYLVMTLVLTWGFQRLEKRYAKHDE, translated from the coding sequence ATGGATTACGTTCTCTCTCTTCTGGGGCCGCTGGCGCAAGGCGCTACCGTCACCCTGAAGCTTTTCGTCATCACCCTGCTGCTGGCGGTACCGCTGGGGCTGGTGTTGGCGCTGGCGCGTGTGTCGCGCTGGAAGGCCTTGTCGGCTTTCGTCAATGGCTACATCTGGCTCATGCGCGGCACGCCGCTCATGCTGCAGATGTTGTTCATCTACTTTGCGCTGCCTTTTGTGCCGGTGATTGGCGTGCGCTTGCCCGATTTTCCCGCCGCCGTGGTGGCGTTTGCGCTCAACTACGCGGCTTACTTTGCAGAGATTTTCCGCGCGGGCATCCAGTCGATTGACCGCGGGCAATACGAAGGTGCCAAGGTGCTGGGCATGACCTATGGCCAGACCATGCGCCGCATCGTGCTGCCGCAGATGGTGCGCCGCATTCTGCCGCCCATGAGCAACGAGACCATCACTTTGGTCAAGGACACCTCGCTCATCTACGTGCTGGCGTTGAACGATCTGCTGCGTGCCGCACGGGGCATCGTACAGCGCGACTTCACCACCACGCCCTTCATTGTGGCGGCGGCTTTCTATCTCGTCATGACCCTGGTGCTGACCTGGGGCTTCCAGCGTCTGGAGAAACGTTATGCCAAGCACGACGAATGA
- a CDS encoding ABC transporter ATP-binding protein has product MSDTPALVDLRNVTFSYGDRVILRDVSLQVPRGKVTALMGASGGGKTTVLRLIGGQQHARQGQVLFDGQDVGKLDAKGLFAVRRRMGMLFQFGALFTDLSVFENVAFPLREHTDLSEALIRDVVLMKLNAVGLRGARDLMPSQISGGMARRVALARAIALDPELIMYDEPFAGLDPISLGTTAQLIRQLNDAMGLTSILVSHDLEETFRLADHVIILGAGVIAAQGSPQEVMASTDPLVHQFVHALPSGPVPFHYPGPDAAQDFGPTAGVRS; this is encoded by the coding sequence ATGTCTGACACTCCCGCTCTCGTTGATTTGCGCAACGTCACCTTCTCCTACGGAGACCGGGTGATCCTGCGCGATGTGTCGCTGCAGGTGCCGCGTGGCAAGGTCACGGCCCTGATGGGGGCTTCGGGCGGGGGCAAGACCACCGTGCTGCGTCTGATTGGCGGACAGCAGCACGCCCGGCAAGGGCAGGTGCTGTTTGATGGGCAGGATGTGGGCAAGCTGGATGCCAAAGGCCTGTTTGCGGTGCGCCGACGCATGGGCATGCTGTTCCAGTTTGGCGCGCTGTTCACCGACTTGAGTGTGTTTGAGAACGTGGCCTTTCCTCTGCGTGAGCACACCGATCTGTCCGAAGCCCTGATCCGCGATGTGGTGCTGATGAAGCTCAATGCGGTGGGCTTGCGGGGCGCTCGGGACCTGATGCCCAGCCAGATTTCCGGCGGCATGGCCCGGCGTGTGGCCCTGGCCCGCGCGATTGCGCTGGACCCTGAACTCATCATGTACGACGAGCCCTTTGCGGGGCTCGATCCCATCTCGCTGGGAACCACTGCGCAGCTCATCCGCCAGCTCAACGATGCCATGGGGCTTACCAGCATTTTGGTGTCGCACGATCTGGAGGAGACGTTCCGGCTTGCGGATCACGTCATCATCCTCGGCGCTGGGGTGATTGCAGCCCAGGGCTCGCCGCAAGAGGTGATGGCCAGCACCGATCCGCTGGTGCATCAGTTTGTGCACGCTTTGCCTTCAGGCCCCGTGCCGTTTCATTACCCGGGCCCTGACGCCGCGCAGGACTTTGGCCCCACGGCAGGGGTGCGCTCATGA
- the mlaE gene encoding lipid asymmetry maintenance ABC transporter permease subunit MlaE, which translates to MSWFHPSNIGFAVRSKLADLGHAARLFARLVQLAGAVLTRPGLVRDQIHFLGNYSLAIIAVSGLFVGFVLGLQGYYTLQRYGSSEALGLLVALSLVRELGPVVTALLFAGRAGTSLTAEIGLMRAGEQLSAMEMMAVDPVRRILAPRFWAGVITMPLLAAVFSAVGVIGGWVVGVLMIGIDPGAFWSQMQGGVDVWKDVGNGVLKSLVFGFTVTFIALLQGFVARPTPEGVARATTRTVVIASLSVLALDFVLTALMFSI; encoded by the coding sequence ATGAGCTGGTTTCATCCCTCCAATATCGGTTTTGCGGTCCGCTCCAAGCTGGCCGATCTGGGCCATGCCGCGCGTCTGTTTGCGCGGCTGGTCCAACTGGCAGGCGCGGTGCTGACCCGGCCTGGTCTGGTGCGTGACCAGATCCATTTCCTGGGCAACTACTCGCTGGCCATCATTGCCGTGTCGGGTCTGTTTGTGGGCTTCGTGCTGGGCTTGCAGGGCTACTACACGCTGCAGCGCTATGGCTCGTCGGAGGCGCTGGGCCTGCTGGTGGCCCTGTCCCTGGTGCGCGAGCTGGGGCCTGTGGTCACCGCGCTTTTGTTTGCTGGCCGGGCTGGCACCTCGCTGACCGCCGAGATTGGCCTCATGCGCGCAGGGGAGCAGCTCAGCGCCATGGAAATGATGGCGGTGGACCCCGTGCGCCGCATTCTGGCCCCCCGGTTCTGGGCGGGTGTCATCACCATGCCTTTGCTGGCAGCCGTGTTCAGCGCCGTGGGTGTGATTGGCGGCTGGGTGGTGGGTGTGTTGATGATCGGTATCGACCCCGGTGCTTTCTGGAGCCAGATGCAAGGCGGTGTCGATGTCTGGAAGGATGTGGGTAACGGCGTGCTCAAAAGCCTGGTGTTCGGTTTTACGGTGACCTTTATTGCGCTGCTGCAGGGGTTTGTCGCGCGGCCTACGCCTGAAGGGGTGGCACGTGCCACCACCCGCACCGTGGTGATCGCCTCGCTGTCGGTGCTGGCCCTGGACTTTGTCCTGACGGCTCTGATGTTCAGTATTTGA
- a CDS encoding amino acid ABC transporter substrate-binding protein, protein MQPNSFQKIAAVALVSLGALLSACSKQEPAPAAATPAHAAAAKIVVGLDDNFPPMGFRNEKNELVGFDIDMAREAAKRLGVEVDFKPIDWSAKEAELSGKRVDALWNGLTITEERKQNIAFTAPYMENHQIIVVAAQSPIKTKADLAGKTVGAQDGSSAVDAVKKDDAVFKTFKEFKVFGDNVTALMDLSTGRLDAVVVDEVVGRYYVAKKPQDYVVLEAHFGTEDYGVGVRKDDTELQAKLDKVLAEMKKDGAAAKIAEQWFGKNIIK, encoded by the coding sequence ATGCAACCCAACTCCTTCCAAAAGATTGCCGCTGTCGCCCTGGTTTCCCTGGGTGCCCTTCTGTCTGCCTGCTCCAAGCAAGAACCTGCGCCTGCCGCTGCCACCCCAGCACACGCCGCAGCGGCCAAGATCGTTGTCGGTCTGGACGACAACTTCCCTCCCATGGGCTTTCGCAATGAGAAGAACGAACTGGTCGGCTTTGACATCGACATGGCACGCGAGGCTGCCAAGCGCCTGGGCGTGGAAGTGGACTTCAAGCCCATCGACTGGAGCGCCAAGGAGGCCGAGCTGTCTGGCAAGCGCGTGGATGCCCTGTGGAACGGTCTGACCATTACCGAAGAACGCAAGCAGAACATTGCCTTCACCGCCCCTTACATGGAAAACCACCAGATCATCGTGGTGGCAGCCCAGTCCCCCATCAAGACCAAGGCTGACTTGGCGGGCAAGACCGTGGGCGCGCAGGACGGCAGCAGCGCCGTGGATGCGGTCAAGAAGGACGATGCCGTGTTCAAGACCTTCAAGGAGTTCAAGGTTTTTGGTGACAACGTGACGGCGCTGATGGACCTGTCCACCGGCCGCCTGGATGCCGTGGTGGTGGACGAAGTGGTGGGCCGTTACTACGTGGCCAAGAAGCCCCAGGACTACGTGGTGCTGGAAGCCCACTTTGGCACGGAAGACTATGGCGTGGGTGTGCGCAAGGATGACACCGAACTGCAAGCCAAGCTCGACAAGGTGCTTGCCGAGATGAAGAAGGACGGCGCTGCTGCCAAGATTGCCGAACAGTGGTTTGGCAAGAACATCATCAAATAA
- the murA gene encoding UDP-N-acetylglucosamine 1-carboxyvinyltransferase, whose amino-acid sequence MDKLLIRGGRTLQGEVLVSGAKNAALPELCAALLTADPVTLLNVPQLQDVSTMLKLIRNMGVTAERSDDGTVRIDASALNTPEAPYELVKTMRASVLALGPLLARFGEATVSLPGGCAIGSRPVDQHIKGMAAMGAEIVVEHGYMIAKLPAGWTRLKGARITTDMVTVTGTENFMMAAALAEGETVLENAAQEPEIVDLAEMLIAMGAKIEGHGTSRIRIQGVEKLHGCTHRVVADRIEAGTFLCAVAATGGDVVLRHGRADHLDAVIDKLREAGATVQAVDGGIRVQSPGGAVLKAQGFRTTEYPGFPTDMQAQFMALNCIAQGTATVTETIFENRFMHVNELMRLGAKIQVDGKVAVMEGVPRLSGATVMATDLRASASLVIAGLVADGETMVDRIYHLDRGYDCMEAKLRGIGADIERVKA is encoded by the coding sequence ATGGACAAACTCCTGATCCGTGGCGGCCGCACCCTCCAAGGCGAGGTGCTGGTATCTGGTGCCAAGAATGCCGCCCTGCCGGAGTTGTGCGCCGCACTGCTCACCGCAGACCCCGTAACGCTGCTGAACGTGCCGCAACTGCAGGACGTGAGCACCATGCTCAAGCTGATCCGCAACATGGGCGTGACGGCAGAGCGGTCAGACGACGGCACGGTGCGCATTGACGCCAGCGCGCTCAATACGCCAGAGGCCCCGTACGAGTTGGTCAAGACCATGCGCGCCTCCGTGCTGGCCCTGGGGCCACTGCTGGCCCGCTTTGGCGAGGCCACGGTGTCGCTGCCCGGTGGCTGCGCCATTGGCTCGCGTCCGGTCGATCAGCACATCAAGGGCATGGCGGCCATGGGGGCCGAGATTGTGGTGGAGCATGGCTACATGATCGCCAAGCTGCCCGCAGGCTGGACACGCCTGAAGGGTGCCCGCATCACCACCGACATGGTGACGGTGACAGGCACGGAGAACTTCATGATGGCCGCCGCCTTGGCCGAAGGCGAGACCGTGCTGGAAAACGCCGCCCAGGAGCCCGAGATTGTGGATCTGGCTGAAATGCTCATCGCCATGGGCGCGAAGATCGAAGGCCACGGCACGAGCCGCATCCGCATCCAGGGCGTGGAGAAACTGCACGGTTGCACCCACCGTGTGGTGGCCGACCGGATTGAAGCAGGTACCTTCCTGTGCGCCGTAGCCGCCACGGGCGGTGATGTGGTGCTGCGCCACGGGCGGGCCGACCATCTGGACGCCGTCATCGACAAACTGCGCGAAGCCGGAGCCACCGTGCAGGCGGTAGACGGCGGTATCCGCGTGCAAAGCCCTGGCGGCGCTGTGCTGAAGGCCCAGGGCTTTCGCACCACCGAATACCCCGGCTTTCCCACCGACATGCAGGCCCAGTTCATGGCGCTCAACTGCATTGCGCAGGGCACCGCCACGGTGACAGAAACCATTTTTGAAAACCGCTTCATGCACGTCAACGAGTTGATGCGGCTGGGTGCAAAAATTCAGGTGGATGGCAAGGTGGCCGTGATGGAAGGCGTGCCCCGCCTGTCGGGTGCCACCGTGATGGCTACCGACCTGCGCGCATCTGCCAGTCTGGTCATCGCCGGTCTGGTAGCAGATGGCGAAACCATGGTGGACCGTATCTACCATCTGGACCGCGGCTACGACTGCATGGAAGCCAAACTGCGCGGTATTGGTGCCGACATCGAACGAGTAAAAGCATGA
- a CDS encoding amino acid ABC transporter ATP-binding protein, with translation MPSTTNERSGGQGGLSVPVPMIEARGIHKAFGRVPVLRNVSLTVGRGEVVALIGPSGSGKSTFLRCLNHLETIDSGSIAIEGQSLAATDAAGRCTYVPEAEVRRICRKMGMVFQHFNLFPHLTVLENLIEAPMVVRGMSRDESIARAEVLLDKVGLRAKRDNYPARLSGGQKQRVAIARALAMEPDIMLFDEPTSALDPELTGEVLRTMRALAQEHMTMLVVTHEMGFAREVAHTVAFMDQGELLETRPAADFFAAPGHERSRAFLNHML, from the coding sequence ATGCCAAGCACGACGAATGAACGCTCGGGCGGGCAGGGCGGCCTGTCTGTCCCCGTGCCGATGATCGAGGCGCGTGGCATCCACAAGGCCTTTGGAAGGGTGCCCGTGCTGCGCAATGTGTCGCTGACCGTGGGGCGGGGCGAGGTGGTGGCTTTGATCGGCCCTTCGGGGTCTGGCAAGAGCACCTTCTTGCGCTGCCTGAACCACCTTGAAACCATCGACAGCGGCTCCATCGCCATCGAAGGCCAGAGCCTTGCAGCCACGGATGCCGCCGGGCGCTGTACCTATGTGCCTGAAGCCGAGGTGCGGCGCATCTGCCGCAAAATGGGCATGGTGTTCCAGCACTTCAACCTGTTTCCGCACCTGACGGTGCTGGAGAACCTGATCGAGGCACCGATGGTGGTGCGCGGCATGTCTCGCGACGAATCCATCGCCCGTGCTGAGGTGTTGCTCGACAAGGTAGGCCTGCGCGCCAAACGCGACAACTACCCTGCACGTCTGTCGGGTGGGCAGAAGCAGCGCGTGGCCATTGCCCGCGCACTGGCCATGGAGCCCGACATCATGCTCTTCGACGAACCTACCTCGGCCCTGGACCCGGAGCTGACGGGCGAAGTGCTGCGCACCATGCGTGCGCTGGCGCAGGAGCACATGACGATGCTGGTGGTCACCCATGAAATGGGCTTTGCGCGCGAGGTGGCCCATACGGTGGCCTTCATGGACCAGGGCGAGTTGCTGGAAACCCGCCCCGCGGCAGATTTTTTTGCCGCGCCAGGCCACGAGCGCAGCCGTGCTTTCCTGAACCACATGCTTTGA
- a CDS encoding STAS domain-containing protein translates to MTPVSSALRLPSELTHRQAAACLAQLLQSLRAVSGGGAAVVDASALQVFDTSALAVLLEFRREALAAGVSFGVQGLPAALQGMAGLYGVDALLQVAAASQTSPH, encoded by the coding sequence ATGACCCCTGTATCTTCTGCCTTGCGCTTGCCCTCTGAGCTGACCCACCGGCAGGCTGCGGCCTGTCTGGCACAACTGCTGCAATCTCTGCGGGCGGTCAGTGGTGGGGGTGCTGCCGTGGTGGATGCTTCTGCTTTGCAGGTGTTTGACACCTCGGCATTGGCGGTGCTGCTGGAGTTCCGCCGCGAGGCTTTGGCGGCAGGCGTGTCGTTCGGTGTGCAGGGCCTGCCCGCGGCACTGCAAGGCATGGCCGGGTTGTATGGCGTGGATGCTCTGCTGCAGGTGGCGGCCGCATCCCAGACCTCGCCACACTGA
- a CDS encoding BolA family protein — MTADQLKDIITAGLACDHITLEGDGRHWYATIVSASFEGQRTLQRQRAVYATLGNRMQTDEVHALSMKTYTPAEWAAQQA; from the coding sequence ATGACCGCTGACCAACTCAAAGACATCATCACCGCAGGCCTGGCTTGCGACCACATCACGCTCGAAGGCGATGGCCGCCACTGGTATGCGACCATCGTTTCGGCCAGTTTCGAGGGCCAGCGCACCCTGCAACGCCAGCGCGCGGTGTACGCCACGCTGGGCAACCGCATGCAGACCGACGAGGTGCATGCCCTGTCCATGAAAACGTACACCCCCGCAGAGTGGGCAGCCCAGCAAGCCTGA
- a CDS encoding ABC transporter substrate-binding protein, with product MMNRRMWAGAALVAGTAMAWGLPMVAMAADETPDALIKRLSVDVLNAVRADKAIQAGDINKVIALVDSTVMPNVNFRRMTAAAVGPGWRQATPEQQKRLQDEFKVLLVRTYAGALAQVSDQTVQIKPLRAGADDKDVLVRTEIVGKGDPIQLDYRLEKTPGEGAGWKIYNLNVLGVWLVETYRSQFAQEINAKGIDGLINTLVARNKSNAAAKS from the coding sequence ATGATGAATCGACGTATGTGGGCAGGTGCTGCCCTGGTGGCGGGTACCGCGATGGCATGGGGGCTGCCCATGGTGGCGATGGCTGCCGACGAGACGCCCGACGCGCTGATCAAGCGCCTGTCCGTGGATGTGCTCAACGCCGTGCGCGCTGACAAGGCGATCCAGGCGGGGGACATCAACAAGGTCATCGCCCTGGTGGACTCCACCGTCATGCCCAACGTGAATTTCCGCCGCATGACAGCCGCTGCAGTCGGCCCTGGCTGGCGTCAGGCCACGCCCGAGCAGCAAAAGCGACTGCAGGATGAATTCAAGGTGCTGCTGGTCCGCACTTATGCCGGTGCTTTGGCCCAGGTGAGCGACCAGACCGTGCAGATCAAGCCCCTGCGGGCCGGTGCGGACGACAAGGACGTGCTGGTGCGCACTGAAATCGTGGGCAAGGGTGACCCGATCCAGCTGGATTACCGCCTGGAGAAGACGCCGGGCGAGGGCGCTGGCTGGAAGATCTACAACCTGAACGTGCTGGGTGTGTGGCTGGTGGAAACCTACCGCAGCCAGTTTGCCCAGGAAATCAACGCCAAGGGCATTGATGGCCTGATCAACACGCTGGTGGCGCGCAACAAGTCCAACGCCGCGGCCAAGAGCTGA
- a CDS encoding ABC transporter permease has protein sequence MTGWQTLFYKEVLRFWKVSFQTVAAPVLTAVLYLLIFGHVLEDHVKVYDRISYTAFLVPGLVMMSVLQNAFANSSSSLIQSKIMGNLVFVLLTPLSHWAWFVAYVGSSIVRGLVVGLGVFIVTLAFARPEFAAPLWIVAFALMGAGLLATLGLIAGLWADKFDQMAAFQNFIIVPMTFLSGVFYSIQSLPPFWQTVSHLNPFFYMIDGFRYGFFGQSDVSPWVSLGIVGFAWLAVSTLAVHLLRTGYKIRN, from the coding sequence ATGACCGGCTGGCAAACCCTGTTCTACAAAGAAGTGCTGCGCTTTTGGAAGGTGAGTTTCCAGACCGTGGCGGCCCCGGTGCTGACCGCCGTGTTGTACCTGCTGATCTTTGGCCACGTGCTGGAAGACCACGTCAAGGTGTACGACCGCATCAGCTACACCGCCTTCCTGGTGCCAGGCCTGGTGATGATGAGCGTGTTGCAGAACGCGTTTGCCAACAGTTCGTCGAGCCTGATCCAGAGCAAGATCATGGGCAACCTCGTGTTCGTGCTGCTAACGCCGCTGTCGCACTGGGCCTGGTTCGTGGCCTATGTGGGCTCGTCCATCGTGCGCGGTCTGGTGGTGGGGCTGGGTGTCTTCATTGTCACGCTGGCCTTTGCGCGGCCCGAGTTTGCTGCGCCGCTGTGGATTGTGGCCTTTGCGCTGATGGGCGCGGGCCTGCTGGCCACACTGGGGCTGATTGCGGGCCTGTGGGCCGACAAGTTCGACCAGATGGCTGCCTTCCAGAACTTCATCATCGTGCCGATGACTTTCCTGTCGGGCGTGTTTTATTCCATCCAGTCGCTGCCCCCGTTCTGGCAAACGGTCAGCCACCTCAATCCGTTCTTCTACATGATTGACGGCTTCCGCTACGGCTTCTTTGGGCAGAGCGATGTGTCGCCCTGGGTCAGCCTTGGTATTGTGGGCTTTGCATGGCTGGCGGTGAGTACCCTGGCGGTGCACCTGCTGCGCACGGGCTACAAGATCAGAAACTGA
- a CDS encoding ABC transporter ATP-binding protein, translated as MPAVSFQAVSKTFVTPKGPFQALQQVSLDIEQGEFFGLLGPNGAGKTTLISILAGLARATSGRVLVHGSDVQTQYADARRKLGIVPQELVFDPFFNVREALRIQSGYFGVKNNDAWIDELLENLGLADKANANMRQLSGGMKRRVLVAQALVHKPPIIVLDEPTAGVDVELRQTLWHFIARLNKEGHTVLLTTHYLEEAEALCGRIAMLKAGQVVALNRTSELLKAASGSVLQFKTDAALPAPLAEQARVTGRIVQLPAHDAAEIESHLAALRVAGVDVQDMEIRRPDLEDVFLQVMSGAGTGNAAAVTQGAAA; from the coding sequence ATGCCCGCAGTCTCATTCCAAGCCGTCTCCAAGACCTTTGTCACGCCCAAAGGCCCTTTTCAAGCACTCCAGCAAGTCAGCCTGGACATTGAGCAGGGCGAGTTTTTCGGCCTTCTGGGCCCCAATGGCGCTGGCAAAACCACCCTGATCAGCATTCTGGCGGGCCTTGCACGGGCCACCAGTGGCCGGGTGCTGGTGCATGGCAGTGACGTGCAGACCCAGTACGCCGATGCCCGCCGCAAGCTGGGCATCGTGCCGCAGGAGTTGGTGTTCGACCCATTTTTCAACGTGCGCGAGGCCTTGCGCATCCAGTCGGGCTACTTCGGCGTCAAGAACAACGATGCCTGGATTGACGAGCTGCTGGAAAACCTGGGCCTGGCCGACAAGGCCAACGCCAACATGCGCCAGCTCTCCGGTGGTATGAAGCGCCGCGTGCTGGTGGCCCAGGCCCTGGTGCACAAGCCGCCCATCATCGTGCTGGACGAACCCACCGCAGGGGTGGACGTGGAGTTGCGCCAGACGCTCTGGCACTTCATTGCCCGCCTCAACAAGGAAGGGCACACCGTGCTGCTCACCACCCACTATCTGGAAGAAGCCGAAGCCCTGTGTGGCCGCATTGCCATGCTCAAGGCGGGGCAGGTGGTCGCGCTCAACCGCACTTCCGAGCTGCTCAAGGCAGCATCCGGCAGCGTGTTGCAGTTCAAGACCGATGCGGCGCTGCCCGCCCCGTTGGCTGAGCAGGCGCGGGTGACGGGGCGCATCGTGCAACTGCCCGCGCACGATGCCGCAGAGATTGAAAGCCACCTGGCGGCCCTGCGGGTTGCGGGGGTGGATGTGCAGGACATGGAGATTCGCCGCCCCGATCTGGAAGACGTTTTCCTGCAGGTCATGTCCGGTGCAGGCACTGGCAATGCCGCGGCTGTCACGCAAGGAGCCGCAGCATGA